A window from Lampris incognitus isolate fLamInc1 chromosome 5, fLamInc1.hap2, whole genome shotgun sequence encodes these proteins:
- the akt3b gene encoding RAC-gamma serine/threonine-protein kinase yields the protein MSDQNVVKEGWVQKRGEYIKNWRPRYFLLKADGSFIGYKDKPQDADLAYPLNNFSVAKCQLMKTERPKPNTFIIRCLQWTTVIERTFHVDSPDERDEWAEAIQMVAESLAKQEEEGILCSPTSQIENVNEEEMDTSISHHKRKTMNDFDYLKLLGKGTFGKVILVKEKASGTYYAMKILKKEVIIAKDEVAHTLTESRVLKNTRHPFLTSLKYSFQTKDRLCFVMEYVNGGELFFHLSRERVFSEDRTRFYGAEIVSALDYLHSAKIVYRDLKLENLMLDKDGHIKITDFGLCKEGITDAATMKTFCGTPEYLAPEVLEDNDYGRAVDWWGLGVVTYEMMCGRLPFYNQDHEKLFELILMEEIKFPRTLSADAKSLLSGLLIKDPNKRLGGGPDDAKEIMRHSFFSTVDWQDVYDKKLVPPFMPQVSSETDTRYFDEEFTAQTITITPPEKYDEDGMDAADSERRPHFPQFSYSASGRE from the exons ATGAGCGACCAGAACGTCGTCAAGGAGGGCTGGGTCCAGAAAAGAG GTGAGTACATCAAGAATTGGCGACCGCGCTACTTCCTGTTGAAGGCAGACGGCTCCTTCATTGGCTACAAGGACAAGCCACAGGACGCTGACCTGGCCTACCCCCTCAACAACTTCTCCGTAGCAA aaTGTCAGCTGATGAAGACCGAGCGACCCAAACCAAACACCTTCATCATCCGCTGCCTCCAGTGGACCACGGTCATCGAGAGGACCTTTCACGTGGACTCCCCGGACGAGAG GGACGAGTGGGCAGAGGCCATCCAGATGGTTGCCGAGTCTCTGGCCAAGCAGGAAGAGGAGGGGATCCTCTGCAGCCCCACCTCACAGATTGAAAATGTcaacgaggaggagatggacacctccatcagccACCACAAACGGAAG aCAATGAATGACTTTGACTATCTGAAACTACTGGGCAAAGGCACTTTTGGGAAAGTCATTCTGGTGAAGGAGAAAGCAAGTGGCACCTACTATGCCATGAAGATCTTGAAGAAGGAAGTGATCATAGCCAAG GATGAAGTCGCTCACACACTCACAGAAAGTAGAGTATTAAAAAATACCCGGCACCCGTTCTTAACT TCGCTGAAATACTCATTCCAGACGAAGGACCGACTGTGCTTCGTCATGGAATACGTCAACGGAGGAGAG CTTTTTTTCCACTTGTCGAGAGAACGAGTGTTTTCAGAGGACCGCACCCGTTTCTACGGCGCCGAGATCGTGTCCGCTCTGGACTACCTTCATTCTGCCAAGATCGTCTATCGAGACCTGAAG CTGGAGAACCTGATGTTGGACAAAGATGGCCACATCAAGATCACCGACTTTGGCCTGTGCAAAGAGGGCATCACCGACGCTGCCACCATGAAGACCTTCTGTGGAACACCAGAGTACCTGGctccagag GTGTTGGAGGACAACGACTACGGCCGGGCGGTGGACTGGTGGGGTCTGGGTGTGGTGACATATGAGATGATGTGTGGCCGGCTGCCGTTCTACAATCAGGACCACGAGAAGCTGTTTGAGCTCATCCTCATGGAGGAGATAAAGTTCCCCCGCACGCTTTCAGCCGACGCCAAGTCCCTGCTATCTGGCCTGCTCATCAAGGACCCCAACAAACG GCTGGGCGGTGGGCCAGATGATGCTAAAGAGATCATGCGTCACAGTTTCTTTTCCACAGTCGACTGGCAAGACGTCTATGATAAGAAG ctggtcCCGCCATTCATGCCCCAGGTCTCCTCGGAGACAGACACCCGCTACTTTGACGAGGAGTTCACAGCACAGACCATCACCATCACTCCACCGGAAAAAT ACGACGAAGACGGGATGGACGCGGCGGACAGCGAGCGGAGACCCCACTTTCCCCAGTTCTCCTACTCAGCCAGCGGGCGGGAGTGA